The genomic DNA GGTGTCTGAGGGCTTTCTCTTGAGCTGCAGTTGTACAGTTTGCTCTGTGGTATCCTTACTAATATTCGTGCTTTGTGAGCTGTTGGCCAGCTTTAGAATTAAAGATCAGTTGACTGCAGATCCAACCGGGTATAAATTCTGGAGCATTTTTGCATAGCAACTGGAAATATGGCAGCAATGCTaccatatttaaaaatactctaAATTCTAATGTGTAAATGTTGCATCCACCTCTTGAAAATCATCAATGCAGACAGAAATGGGAATTAAGCCTTTGAGCAAGATTTAATTAAAGCAATCGCCAATAAAATAACTGAGGTTCTTGTACTCTTCTTGCGGTCTCTTACTTTGGGTGTGCTTAATGCTACTGAGGTACTCATGTTAGTGATCCTGGGAAGGGAGACTAGTATCCTTCTTGTATACTGAAAcaatttgaaatgattttcttgTACTACTTAAACAGAAAACCTAGAAAACCTGGATTCTTTGACCAGGGCTTGTCCCTAATGTAAATTCTGTGAatgtgaatcacagaacatgaggatttaaaaaaaaaaaaaaaaaaaaaaaaaaaaaaaaaaaaaaaagactaaatgaCTAACACCTTTTAAGGGTTAGGTAGTTTCtacaggtaatttttttttttaatgtacttcaCATCCAAATTGATAGTTTTAATGACTCAGAGTcgttaataataataataattggaAGCTTTCTATTACTGAAGAGTTAGACTGGctaaataatttcttaattcTCCACAGCTGGCAGATACACCAAAATCTGAAAGATATGAGCACGTACTGGAGGCATTAAATGATTACAAGACCATGTAAGTTTTTGGTATTTTTACTCTAAATACTTCCAGCTTTGCCATTCGTGGTTGTCAGTCTCCTTTGCTCAGTTTATCTGATAATCACTGCGGCTGTGTTAATGTTGACGTTTTGAAtactgtttctgtttcagagtATAACACCCCATACCTATTTGAGTGGATCCCAGATCAtgagaaaaattgttttaatttccatcCCCTTCCCAGTTctcattctgtatttcagattgAGGATTGTGTTAGCGGGAAAAGGTGAATAAAATAGCATTAGGATGAGTATTTTAATTTGCATAGATTTGTTTTGCATgaacactttattttaaaagctgcattcCCTGGATTCAGAATGTTAACAATGAATTTAAAATCATCTAGGTTTatgtctggaaaagaaataaagaaaaagaagcatttgtttGGCTTGAGAATTCGCGTTCCTCCTGTGCCACCAAATGCTGCTTTAAAGGCTGAGAAAGAACCAGAAGGAACTTCTCATGAGTTCAaaattaaaggcagaaaatcatCTAAACCAATCCCTGATGTGAGGTAAAATAATCCCATGCTTTTTTAGAAATGTTGTGGTAAATAGGAACTACTTCAAGTACTTCAGTGCCTGCAAAAGAACTCCTGCTCATTGTATAATGTCCATTTCTAAATAACTGTAAAGGtggtttgtttgtatgttttaaagatattttaaagttGTAAACTGATGTAGTTGCATGTTCTCTTTAAAGGTGATTGTGAGAGCAGAGTCTTCAAGCTTATTAATTTCCTATTGTGAgcctttgaaaaacaaaagacaaaccAAAACAAGCATCATGACATTTGGCAGTAAGAACAATACAGGCTGTCCGAACCTCGCTGCCATtagggggggtgggggggaatatttcctttctggagCTTTTATGCAATGCTGTTAACTAGGTTTCTAAATAGGGAATATGATACACAGTTCTGGCTTGCGGTAGTAGATGTGCTGTTTCTTTAACCGACACTTGTTCATTCCTCTTCAACGTTAAGGAGTCGGTAATGTCAGTAGAAACAACTTTATCTGTGATATTATACAGGCAAATTATTTAGCTTTTACATGACAGCTTCGATTTGCCAGGATCTCGTTTAGCACAATGTGTATTCATTGCCAAAGGAAAGCATTTATTCTTTGAAAACTATCTTCAATAATTTTcttcaataagaaaaaaatataaattttcttCTAGGGAATTAAGTAATGGTatagaaagaaaggggaaaaaaaaatcagtaggtCGTCCACCTGGTCCCTATACAAGAAAAATGATTCACAAAACTCCAGAGTCGTCTCCTCTGGTAAGGTTTTGGatatgtttcttttattttctcttaccGGATTatcatttttgaagaaaaaatataatcagTTAATCTAAATTGTGATATTCCTCTCCCCATTTGCCCTCAAACTAAGCTGAATAAGCAATTAAAACTTAAACTGAAgtactcttccttttttcttaggATACTGAACCAGTTCCAGTGATAGAGACCCCAGCATTGGAATTACCCTGCTCTGTTGggtaaattaaaaacaaacaaacaaaaaagcttaaGCTATTTTAATATAGCAtgtcatttatttgtttgcttctgaaatgtCAACTCAATTTTTACTAtaagattactttcattacATGGCAACCCTGTTATCTTACATATCAGGAAATCCGATGGAACTGCACATTCATCCAATACCTCAGATGTGGAATCCACAGGTGCTGCCAGTATAAAAGAAACTACCTCATCTAGCATATCCAGACATTATAGGTAACATTTGAATTACTCTATCTACTGTATTGATTAAGGGTTTAATATGTTAATTTTCACAAGGTTATTGAAGGGGAGACACAAAGCAAGTAGTTCAGCAGTACTTTACCTGCAATaaacagaagttacagaaattATACAGGAATTATCTTGCCAAAGAATGACTTCTGATGTTCTATGCCTACTTTCCAAAAACCTGAGGTTGTGTTAAGCTAAAAAAAGTGAGTTTGGTGCCTTTTGGCAAACCAGCTAAATTTGAGCCAGGTACTTCCAGAGAGATTGTATTTCAACAAGCTTTAAGAAGATCATGAGAGAGACTTAAAACAGCAActctttaaaagaagaaaagaaagacgAAACAAAAAGGCAATTTTGCAATCATCTGCAGTCGAGTCACTGCCAGTGATGTGcgatgttttggttttttttatttgttcttcattGAAGGTTTGGCAAAGCAAAGATAGAAGATAAGGAGACTGATGCAAGTTGTGAGGCAACTGTAGTAGATATGAAACAGAGATAGGATATTCCAGAATTTGAAGGAGAGTAGACAAGCACATAAGATGTTGCAGAGGATATGGAATATCTGAGAATATGGGAGTAAGTAATTGTTATAGCCAGCTACTGAGGTGTGAAGTAGAGCTGTGAATTGAGTGGGAATCTAATGGaatagaacagaagaaaataatttcttaacaGCATGGGTGCCAACTACTGTTCATTGTTAATGTAAAATGCACACTTAAGTTACTCTTACAGGAGACAAGTAAACTCCTTAAACGCTTACTGAGTTCACCTTTCTAACGAAGGTCACAGAAGAGCAGACATGTACCCTGTATTAATTTCGgcaacttttgtttttgttttgtttgtttttgtttgtatacTAATCTTAAGGAATAGTGACTATGCTGTGGATTTTAGTCTAAAAGTTTGACTCAGTCTTCATAAATAATTATAATCCACCTTTATGCAAAGGGGTGGTGACcctttgcattaaaaaaaaaaaaaaaaaaaaaaccaacccaaaaagCAACTTCTGCAGATAGTCCTTAATTATAGTCTTCACCAACATAAGATTCCAAACTTTTACAGTTCAGCTTTTTTTGTAATAGGGGCCTACTGATATgataaagctgtatttttaatttactattCAAGGCACTTTTGGGGCAGAATCtgttaaaaaattttttttgaagtttgcaGAAGATTAGAATTCATCTGAATCAAAACAGTACTCTAAAGATACTTAGGCATAATCTAATGTCATTTAACCAAATTTTCTGATATGGGTTAACTTGCACAGTTTTTGTTATGTAAGTCTCTTTTGCAAGTGCCATATTAATCATTTATATACAGGTAACAAgtactgaaactgaaaactaGAACAACAGTTGTGAATTGAGTTTTGTTTTACCATTTCCGTTCATCTTGAGTGTTTCCTGGAGTTAAtgcttgtgtttatttttttagtagTTTATCTGATTCAAGAAAAAGGACTCGTACAGGAAGAACTTGGCCTGCTGCAATACCACATTTGAGAAGAAGAGGTCGCTTTCCACGAAAAGCACTCCAGACTCAAAATTCAGAAATTGTAAAAGATGACGAGAGCAAGGAAGATTACCAGTATGATGAACTCAATACGGAGATACTTAACAATTTAGCAGATCAGGAGTTACAGCTCAATCATCTAAAGAACTCCATTACTAGTTATTTTGGTGCAGCAGGTAGAATAGCTTGTGGTGAAAAATACCGTGTTTTGGCTCGTCGGGTGACACTTGATGGAAAGGTGCAGTATCTTGTGGAGTGGGAAGGAGCAACTGCATCCTGACTGTAGGACTGAATATTATGTTCACTGCACTGTCATCTGTAAGTACAGTTCATAATGCAGAGCCATGAGAGAAGTGTGTctttaaatgtttctaaaaacaaaacaaaaccaatttaGCCTTAACGTGTAATTGTTATCATTACAGCTCTTGTGATAAAAGActtatctttttaaaatctgatctGAAACTTAAATTTTTTAATCTGAACACCGTTAGATTGTTTTAGGTTGGGATATTTTGGGTTACAATTGCTTAAAAATGTGCAtggtgttttaaaaaaagatgttttctagAGAACATTCCATGGATACAGTTATTGTGATTTAGAGAAATATTATGTAGATAGCACAAATCTTTGAaattttttggtttgttttcttaccCAAATGTTTGCAGAAATGTATTTCTATTTCAATACTTTCTAGATTTCATAAGTGCAGTGTATATAATGCCTACTGAAGACTGTAAAATACTaaagttttctttcaaacaaagtgtaaaaaaaaaaaaaaaaaaaggaaaaaaaaatatattgagcCTGTAAATTGCTCTGTGACCAGACTTCATTGTCTTCTTAATatattctgtgtgtgtgcgcaTGTgtctgtatatatacatatgtatatatgcacacacatacgtgtgtgtgtatatatatgtgtgatTGTGACCTATGCAATACAAATTATGGGATTGGACAGCTTCTGAGTATGCATCCCATAATTCTTTTTTCAGGAATAGTTGCCAGTATttacacagcagcatttcttctcaggCTTATTGggtgctgttttgctttctgtgtacTAAGGAAAATGTCAAACCAGTGCATTGTGTTCTGGCAATGGGTGCAGTCATTGATGTTCATATGCCTTGGGGTAATATATTCCTTAATTTTCCATGTGActtaacagtttaaaaaaaaaaagcgcagGATTGGAACATTAACGACTAGAAGTAAcaattttaaagctattttgGCACATTGATTGTAAATTGTGTCCCAGTTATAAACTGAGTTGATGGGAGTTGCACAAGATTCATACATATGTGTAGAAAGTCATATTTCGATAAAGGTAGTATGAGCAAACTATTATTGCACAGGGTCAGCAAAAAATATGTTGCCATTTGAAGTTAACGTTACTCGTTTTAATACAATATTacctcttttgtttttataaaatgtaCCAACTTCTAAGTTGATATgttcattttggtttttaatcaAAAATGTCTCCTGCCAGTATTACATGTTCTTTCTGATAACTTTTGAGGGAGGATAGCCAAAGAGTGGACggaggaagaatatttttacGCTATGGTTATTCAGTGTACAGCATAAACTTTCTTCTCTTAAGATTACAGTTGACcaccaaaataaaattaagtaacGTAAATGACAGAGTGGTTTAAAGGTTACTACCTGAGTTAGTATTTTCTTATCACGTTACTTATTtgactcctcttttttttttttttttttttctgctctccttgacatggtgatttttttattttattttttggtcgCCTTATAGCCAAGGGAAGCTCTTAATCCTGTGCTTGGTTTATGACTGGCTGGGTAATACTAGCTTTATAAAATTGCTAACTAAAAGCTGCCACCTCTGTTTATCTTCACtgaaatgttggtttttttccctcatacCCTCAGCTATTAATTTAATGTTGCCTTGCCTGTAGCTGCAATATTTTGATAACACAACATCTTTCATGTTAATTTTTTGaatgtttatatatacattGGGATAATGCAAAATGTAAAGCCTTCGTAACCTTACTCACACcatctgtatttttctatttcactttATTCAAGTCCTTTAATTCTAACTGAACACCAGCAGTATTTTCAGTAAAGCTTCAGCATTTGAAGATAAATATTGGAATGTACTTGGGGACTTTAGCTGGGGGTGTGGGGAGGGGAATATTTGTCAAACTGTCCATAGACTTAATATTGTGAATGtcattgtttcattttattattatggTTGAATTGACTCTGATGTTCAGTTTGTAATTTTggaattgcttttttcttagaattaaaGTCCAACTTTAaatgtgtggggtttttttttgtttgttttttgagagaAGAATGAGTTTTGAGTCTGTATTCTCGTGCAATACATACATGTGATTTCCTCCTGTCCATGGTTCCTCTGCTCTGGCTTGCCTGTTGCTCTCCTAGAAATTCTTGCCCTGCGCATAGATACTAACTGGTCTTCCAGCTGCACCTGAGAGATGCTTTGTTGCAAGGTGTTATGAActggaaaatgctgcagtggtgctgctgaaGCTATTACTAGAGTAGTACAAATGGCTTTCTCTCATTTCGTGTGAATCTTATTGTATGTAATAGTGgagtggaaaaatacaaatgttgcTGTAtgtaataattttcttttagtttaactTGATCATTttatgtatgcatgtgtgtaaATATATGTAACTCAGCTTTGTTGCAGTCACTGATTTAGAACCTTTCCCTTGTGTACCAAATatgatattttttccactttataTTATTTGTATTACTGTAATATTTAGATAGGAGAACTCTGTTTTGAGGCCATCCTAAAAAATGTAGGCATCagataaacaagaaaacaaagaaataatgacACATTGCTGGtccaaactgaaataaacatcATAGCAAACTATTTGTCAAATccttgttcagaaaaaaaaattgaaaaggcatttttgtctttgccatgaagaggaattttctgtgcttttccatTTATAGCAAGCGTTTTGTATGAGCTTACTAGGAAATTTTGTAAGGTCGTTCAGTGAGATAAGTCaatgttaatattttgttttggtaCAAGAAACGCAAATGAGATCTCAAaggtgaagaaaagcagtttattGTCTTGCAAGGAGGAAAGATGAATAGATCAATAGAAAAGTGCCAAGCTTTTGAAACGTCTTACTGAAGTGATCTTTAgtgttgtattttaaaaggaaattggTCTTCAGATGGAACATACCAAGGCTGGAGATGGAGCAGTAGTCAGAACACAATGATAAGGATGAACTGGACAAGAGCATCCGTTCTGTGCACTGAGGGACAAGGATGGATCTTGCAAATGTTATGCAGGTAACATTTTCAGGCTTTAAACTGTGTCACTTCTCTAGTTCCCAGATGTCTACCTGAATGAGAAGCAACTTTGCAGTTAAAGATATGAtggcagaaaatgttttctagaaatggagaaaagggTTTAGTGTAGAATTTTGCATTTAGTCAGTGTGGAACCTTATGCCTAAATACCTCTGTGGAGGCGTCAGGTCTGTTCAGATCCTAGTTAGGACAGAAAAAAGTGGGAATGAGTGAGGAAAAATGTTCAACCCAAAGTTCATGGGAGAATTGTTTTGGAAATTGGATCAATTACCTGTAGGTAACTAtaagaagaaaaggggaaagaatcCTTTGAAGTTGATGAAGAAAGTTGAAAGGGGAATGACCATCTTTTGAAAAAGACTGTACAGGGCaattagaaagacaaaaagatgaATAGAAGCGGAAGCTGTGCATAAGTGTGAGAATGAAGTTGGAATTCATTGTTATTGATATCTCCATCTTTCAGCAGTTATGAAGTAGAATTTTGTACTGTCATTTCACTTGAACTTCTATGGTTTTTATCCTGTCAAGAATGCATTGAGTgtaggttttgttgttgttttgttttgttttgttttgtttttttttttaagttcctgttatatatttctgtttctgctatTGTTTTGGGGCTGTTCTTGACATACGTTGAAACTTTGGTCTTTCATTTGGGGCATAATAGTGGTTTGGCCATGACCTTTAGAAGTGCAGAACTGAAAGCTAGCTCATCTGTATTGTTTTTAGTTGGTCggtgggttttttctttccccagattTCTGCAGTGATTCCATATACGTGAGATCAAGTTGTTCTGATTCTTGTTCATACCAACATACTTCGCTTTGCATCTGTGTGCATTGTATGCACATACGTACGTACGTGTGTTCAAATTCCCAAGTCCTAGAAACACAAGAACTTAGattgtatttaattaaaatgaaaatttattaTTAATGAAGTCTTTAAATGGGCTATGAAATGCTTATTAAAAAGCCGTTGAAggattgtttaaaaaaaaaataaatatcaattCAGTTTTTACCTTtccctgctttttgttttctgtttgtggtAATGAGCCTGGCTGGTATATATGCTCACATGCCCCAGAGTTGCAGAGAAGTGCCCATTGGCACCTCGGTGTGCTTCATCTTCCCAGTCTTGTGTCATCGTGCGGAAGGGAAGTCGCTGGGATGAATGCTTTCAGGAGAGACAGCACAGTGAATAATGGTTGCAGCatcatttctgtgtgtgtttattaACTCTAGTATTTCAAAGTAGAAGAAACAGCTGTGTTCTGCAATCTCAAGAGCTGCAAAATCACGACAGTAAGGTTTCAAAGCTTTTTAACTTCCTTAACATACCATGGTCATTTTGCATTGGTAACACTACTTACACTTGGCTACCCtacttttaaatgctttctgccagaagaTTGCTGCAGTTTGACTGCCTA from Lagopus muta isolate bLagMut1 chromosome 5, bLagMut1 primary, whole genome shotgun sequence includes the following:
- the MTF2 gene encoding metal-response element-binding transcription factor 2 isoform X3 yields the protein MVCTICQEEYSEAPNEMVICDKCGQGYHQLCHTPNIDSSVIDSDDKWLCRQCVFATTTKRGGALKKGPNAKALQVMKQTLPYNATDLEWDAGHKTNVQQCYCYCGGPGDWYLKMLQCCKCKQWFHEACVQCLQKPMLFGDRFYTFICSVCSSGPEYLKRLPLRWVDIAHLCLYNLSVIHKKKYFDSELELMAYINENWDRLHPGELADTPKSERYEHVLEALNDYKTMFMSGKEIKKKKHLFGLRIRVPPVPPNAALKAEKEPEGTSHEFKIKGRKSSKPIPDVRELSNGIERKGKKKSVGRPPGPYTRKMIHKTPESSPLDTEPVPVIETPALELPCSVGKSDGTAHSSNTSDVESTGAASIKETTSSSISRHYSSLSDSRKRTRTGRTWPAAIPHLRRRGRFPRKALQTQNSEIVKDDESKEDYQYDELNTEILNNLADQELQLNHLKNSITSYFGAAGRIACGEKYRVLARRVTLDGKVQYLVEWEGATAS